One segment of Chelativorans sp. AA-79 DNA contains the following:
- a CDS encoding ABC transporter ATP-binding protein, with the protein MNMLPARDDRDGEPILSLEQLRVQFRTPRGIVQAVDGASYAVNRGETLGVVGESGCGKSVTAMSLLRLIPEPPGRIVGGSAIFEGKDLLALPEREMRTIRGNRISMIFQEPMTSLNPLLTIGRQIGEPLEIHAGLSRRDALDRVVEMIRLVNIPEAETAIHKFPHQLSGGMRQRVMIAMALSCNPQVLIADEPTTALDVTIQAQVLDLMRELQERLGTAIILITHDMGVIAENTTRVVVMYAGRKVEEAATTALFAAPRHPYTRGLLGSIPRLDGNDAGVAGPVRLNEIPGMVPMLLDPPPGCLFAPRCAFATDRCRREVPLFEEKRPGHWAACWHSDRLPEGVA; encoded by the coding sequence ATGAACATGTTGCCGGCCCGGGACGACCGCGACGGCGAACCGATTCTCTCGCTCGAGCAGCTGCGCGTCCAGTTCCGCACGCCGAGAGGCATCGTGCAGGCCGTGGACGGCGCCTCCTATGCTGTGAACCGAGGCGAAACGCTCGGCGTCGTCGGCGAGTCGGGCTGCGGCAAGAGCGTGACGGCGATGTCGCTGCTGCGCCTGATTCCCGAGCCGCCGGGCAGGATCGTCGGAGGCTCGGCCATCTTCGAGGGGAAGGATCTTCTCGCGCTTCCGGAGCGCGAGATGCGCACCATCCGCGGCAACCGGATCTCGATGATCTTCCAGGAGCCGATGACGTCGCTCAACCCGCTGCTCACCATCGGCCGGCAGATAGGGGAGCCCCTGGAGATCCATGCCGGCCTGTCGCGTCGCGACGCGCTCGATCGGGTGGTGGAGATGATCCGGCTGGTCAACATCCCGGAAGCCGAAACGGCGATCCACAAATTTCCGCATCAGCTATCCGGAGGCATGCGCCAGCGGGTGATGATCGCCATGGCGCTGTCCTGCAATCCCCAGGTCCTGATCGCCGACGAGCCGACCACGGCGCTCGACGTCACCATCCAGGCACAGGTGCTCGACCTGATGCGGGAGCTGCAGGAGCGGCTGGGGACCGCCATAATCCTGATCACGCACGACATGGGTGTCATTGCCGAGAATACCACCCGCGTCGTGGTCATGTATGCCGGCAGGAAGGTGGAGGAGGCGGCGACGACGGCGTTGTTCGCGGCGCCGCGCCATCCCTATACGCGGGGCCTGCTCGGTTCCATCCCGCGCCTTGACGGCAACGACGCAGGCGTCGCCGGTCCTGTGAGGCTCAACGAAATTCCGGGGATGGTGCCGATGCTTCTCGACCCGCCGCCGGGTTGCCTGTTTGCACCCCGCTGCGCCTTCGCCACCGACAGGTGCCGACGCGAGGTACCGCTGTTCGAGGAGAAGCGCCCGGGGCACTGGGCGGCATGCTGGCACTCGGATCGTCTGCCGGAGGGCGTCGCATGA
- a CDS encoding ABC transporter permease, with amino-acid sequence MISYVVRRLLAAIPVIVLASIPVFLVIHMAEGDPVLMLLGVEAPTETIEAMRERLGLNLPLWRQYLRWAAGVVTGDFGRSVMSDFTVRELLVSRIPATLSLAVVAMMMAIAISFPLGIFTALQRGRWFDRFVSIVTSVAISIPHFWLGILLVLLFAVNLNWLPAGGYVSPAESPLRFAQLVFMPALTLSLYMAAILTRFVRTSMAEILTEDYIRTARSKGVPGRLIVTRHALRNALIPVVTALGVHFGRLLSGTIIVEVIFAWPGLGQLMLGAINNRDFPVVQATFLVFIVLVIVSNLVTDILYSVIDPRIRLHGAAK; translated from the coding sequence ATGATCTCCTATGTGGTCCGTCGTCTGCTCGCCGCGATCCCGGTGATCGTGCTCGCCTCGATCCCGGTCTTCCTGGTCATCCACATGGCCGAAGGCGATCCCGTCCTCATGCTGCTCGGGGTCGAGGCGCCGACCGAGACCATCGAGGCGATGCGCGAGCGCCTGGGCCTCAACCTGCCTCTCTGGCGGCAGTATCTGCGGTGGGCCGCGGGAGTCGTCACCGGGGACTTCGGCAGGTCCGTCATGTCCGACTTTACGGTGAGGGAACTGCTCGTCAGCCGGATTCCGGCGACCCTGTCGCTGGCCGTCGTGGCGATGATGATGGCGATCGCCATCTCGTTCCCGCTCGGCATCTTCACGGCATTGCAAAGAGGACGCTGGTTCGATCGCTTCGTCTCCATCGTGACCTCCGTGGCGATATCGATCCCGCATTTCTGGCTCGGTATCCTTTTGGTGCTGCTCTTCGCCGTGAACCTGAACTGGCTGCCGGCCGGCGGCTATGTGTCGCCGGCCGAGTCACCACTGCGGTTCGCGCAACTGGTATTCATGCCGGCGCTTACGCTGTCCCTCTACATGGCGGCGATCCTGACGCGCTTCGTGCGCACCTCGATGGCGGAGATCCTTACGGAGGACTACATCCGCACCGCGCGCAGCAAAGGGGTTCCGGGCCGGCTCATCGTCACGCGTCACGCTCTGCGCAATGCTCTCATTCCGGTAGTCACCGCACTCGGCGTGCATTTCGGGCGCCTGCTGTCCGGAACCATCATCGTGGAAGTGATCTTCGCCTGGCCGGGGCTGGGACAACTCATGCTCGGGGCGATCAACAACCGTGATTTCCCGGTCGTCCAGGCGACCTTCCTCGTCTTTATCGTGCTGGTCATCGTGTCGAACCTGGTGACGGACATCCTGTATTCCGTCATCGATCCGCGCATCCGGCTCCACGGGGCAGCAAAATAG
- a CDS encoding ABC transporter substrate-binding protein, translating into MRLNPMNALRATILSLAMLGLGIIQAGAQSNEKIVIGVTADPTHFQPWDTAINNFPFFAQFYNVLVRKNPETQAPEPELAESWSFSEDGTVMTLKLRAGVKFQSGREFVAEDVKRSLARALDPDVHANLKPIAATVKEVRVVDPHTVELVLNAPNPAVFDLLDMLYIIDDDQFELHRKQPIGTGPYVLAERVPGQSLTLRPFKDYWRKPGPVIQEIEYRIVPDTQAVLLNLESNTVHAISNFPVRDAENLRSLGFQVDTATTGIFYNFVFNTTKEPFSNAALRRVFTHAVNRDRFVRVVLAGMAKPMCMPWVKESNIAYDAKLEASCEFDLVKAKQLLTEAGYPDGLDVEIITSTQWYFGMTKLAEIMQHDFAEIGIRATVRDTETAEYVKLHNNLGFQIIMSQTGRAIRDPAAMLGMTSTWRPKGMTSGFESQRYTDLVTAGASTLDEAKRREIYGEINKLIREEQFTVPVATAPTLFAYNSKIKDIRYSLEGFLTLEFAHVD; encoded by the coding sequence ATGAGATTGAACCCGATGAATGCACTGCGGGCGACGATCCTGTCGCTTGCCATGCTGGGCCTGGGGATCATCCAGGCGGGAGCGCAAAGCAACGAGAAGATCGTCATCGGCGTCACGGCCGATCCGACACATTTCCAGCCCTGGGACACGGCGATCAACAATTTCCCGTTCTTCGCCCAGTTCTACAACGTGCTGGTCAGGAAGAACCCCGAGACGCAGGCGCCGGAACCTGAACTCGCCGAAAGCTGGAGCTTCTCGGAGGACGGAACGGTGATGACGCTCAAGCTGCGCGCCGGCGTCAAGTTCCAGAGCGGGCGTGAATTCGTCGCCGAAGACGTCAAGAGAAGCCTCGCGCGGGCCTTGGATCCCGACGTGCACGCCAACCTGAAGCCGATCGCCGCCACGGTCAAGGAGGTGCGCGTCGTCGATCCGCATACCGTGGAACTCGTGCTCAACGCGCCGAACCCGGCGGTCTTCGATCTCCTCGACATGCTCTACATTATCGATGACGACCAGTTCGAACTGCATCGCAAGCAGCCGATCGGGACCGGTCCCTACGTGCTCGCCGAGCGTGTGCCGGGGCAGAGCCTGACCCTGCGCCCCTTCAAGGACTACTGGCGCAAGCCCGGCCCGGTCATCCAGGAGATCGAGTACCGCATCGTGCCCGACACGCAGGCGGTGCTCCTCAATCTCGAATCGAACACCGTCCATGCCATCAGCAATTTCCCGGTCCGCGATGCGGAAAATCTTCGCTCTCTCGGCTTCCAGGTCGATACGGCGACGACCGGCATCTTCTACAATTTCGTCTTCAACACGACGAAAGAGCCGTTCTCCAATGCCGCGCTGCGCCGGGTCTTCACCCATGCGGTCAACCGCGACCGCTTCGTGCGCGTGGTCCTTGCCGGCATGGCCAAGCCGATGTGCATGCCCTGGGTCAAGGAAAGCAACATCGCCTATGACGCGAAGCTCGAGGCGAGCTGCGAGTTCGACCTGGTCAAGGCCAAGCAGCTGTTGACGGAAGCCGGCTATCCCGATGGCCTCGACGTCGAGATCATCACCTCGACGCAGTGGTATTTCGGCATGACGAAGCTCGCCGAGATCATGCAGCACGATTTCGCCGAGATCGGCATCAGGGCGACGGTTCGCGACACCGAGACCGCCGAATACGTCAAGCTGCACAACAATCTGGGCTTCCAGATCATCATGTCGCAGACCGGCCGGGCGATCCGCGATCCCGCCGCCATGCTCGGCATGACCTCGACCTGGCGTCCGAAAGGCATGACCTCCGGATTCGAATCCCAGCGCTACACCGATCTCGTGACGGCGGGCGCATCGACGCTGGACGAGGCCAAGCGGCGCGAGATCTACGGGGAGATCAACAAGCTGATACGCGAGGAGCAGTTCACCGTGCCGGTCGCCACGGCGCCGACCCTCTTTGCCTACAACAGCAAGATCAAAGACATCCGCTATTCGCTGGAAGGTTTCCTCACCCTCGAATTCGCGCATGTCGACTGA
- a CDS encoding dipeptide ABC transporter ATP-binding protein: MNIPSNITAPAPESRPLLEVEGLKKHFPIGGGILSRAKGKVYAVDGVSFGVHHGESLGLVGESGCGKSTVGRTVLKLIAPTAGTISLKGKDITGLSEAEMRPFRREMQIVFQDPYSSLNPRMRAGDIIGEPLVIHGIAKGQEREDRVVSVMRRVGLHPDSRSKYASEFSGGQRQRIGIARALILNPRLIVCDEPVSSLDVSIQAQVINLLADLQQEFDLAYLFIAHDLAVVRHVSRRIAVMYLGRIVELSDRDALFREPQHPYTECLLSAIPVPDPQVKRPKRIILKGDLPSPSNPPSGCHFRTRCPYAFDRCRSESPALREVRPGHWAACHLR, encoded by the coding sequence ATGAACATCCCGTCCAACATCACGGCGCCAGCCCCGGAATCCCGGCCATTGCTCGAGGTCGAGGGCCTCAAGAAGCACTTCCCCATCGGCGGCGGCATCCTGTCGCGCGCCAAAGGCAAGGTCTACGCGGTCGACGGTGTTTCCTTCGGCGTCCACCACGGCGAATCGCTGGGACTTGTCGGCGAGAGCGGCTGCGGCAAGTCGACCGTCGGCCGCACCGTGCTGAAGCTGATCGCGCCCACGGCGGGCACGATCTCGCTGAAAGGCAAGGACATCACCGGCCTGTCGGAGGCCGAGATGCGGCCGTTCCGCCGCGAGATGCAGATCGTGTTCCAGGATCCCTATTCGTCGCTCAATCCACGCATGAGGGCGGGCGACATCATTGGCGAACCGCTCGTCATCCACGGCATCGCAAAAGGGCAGGAGCGCGAGGATCGCGTCGTCTCGGTGATGCGCCGCGTGGGGCTCCATCCCGATTCGCGCTCGAAATATGCGAGCGAGTTTTCTGGCGGGCAGCGCCAGCGTATCGGCATAGCCCGCGCCCTGATCCTCAATCCGCGCCTGATCGTCTGCGACGAGCCGGTTTCCTCGCTCGACGTTTCGATCCAGGCGCAGGTGATCAACCTCTTGGCCGACCTGCAGCAGGAGTTCGATCTCGCCTATTTGTTCATCGCCCACGACCTGGCGGTCGTGCGCCACGTCAGCCGCCGCATCGCGGTCATGTATCTCGGCCGGATCGTGGAACTCAGCGACCGCGACGCGCTTTTCCGCGAACCGCAGCACCCCTATACCGAATGCCTGCTTTCGGCGATCCCGGTTCCCGACCCGCAGGTGAAGCGGCCGAAGCGGATCATCCTCAAGGGCGATCTGCCGAGCCCGTCAAATCCGCCGTCGGGCTGCCATTTCCGCACGCGCTGCCCCTATGCCTTCGATCGCTGCCGCTCCGAAAGTCCGGCGTTGCGTGAAGTCAGGCCCGGGCACTGGGCAGCATGCCATTTGCGATGA
- a CDS encoding ABC transporter permease — MTIPMESVSGVQAAAPSGWQRFRQDRAGFASLVVLAVLGLVVLAAPLVSPHPPTHQYYGEELLGPRPGFWFGTDDLGRDLLSRCLYGAQLSLVTGLLAALLAGLLGTALGMIAGYLRGPVDGILGRIFDTILSFPGLLFGIAVAVLMGKGVVNAALAAAIINVPLIARLARAGVLSEQEKEYTLAARAIGASPIRILVRHLLPNIFPIILVQVTLTMADAMIIEAGLSFLGLGAQPPQASLGTMLRDSRPFLSDAAWYAIFPGLLLTMFLMTISFISDALAEMYNPRRVLRSAG, encoded by the coding sequence ATGACCATCCCGATGGAATCCGTCTCGGGCGTACAGGCGGCGGCGCCGTCGGGGTGGCAGCGCTTCCGACAGGACAGGGCAGGATTTGCCAGCCTCGTCGTTCTGGCCGTGCTCGGCCTCGTTGTGCTTGCGGCCCCGCTCGTCAGCCCGCATCCGCCGACCCATCAATACTATGGCGAGGAACTGCTCGGGCCGCGCCCGGGCTTCTGGTTCGGGACGGACGATCTCGGTCGGGACCTCCTGTCGCGCTGCCTCTACGGCGCCCAGCTTTCGCTGGTGACGGGTCTGCTCGCGGCCCTGCTTGCGGGACTGCTGGGCACGGCGCTCGGCATGATCGCCGGATATCTGCGGGGGCCGGTAGACGGCATTCTCGGCAGGATATTCGACACGATCCTGTCCTTTCCGGGCCTGCTTTTCGGAATCGCCGTGGCCGTGCTTATGGGCAAGGGCGTCGTCAACGCCGCGCTGGCGGCCGCCATCATCAACGTCCCGCTCATCGCCAGGCTGGCGCGGGCAGGGGTCTTGAGCGAACAGGAGAAGGAATACACGCTCGCCGCGCGGGCGATCGGCGCTTCTCCGATCCGCATCCTCGTGCGCCATCTTCTGCCCAACATCTTCCCGATCATCCTCGTCCAGGTGACGCTGACCATGGCCGACGCCATGATCATCGAGGCGGGACTGAGCTTCCTCGGGCTCGGCGCGCAGCCGCCGCAGGCATCCCTCGGCACCATGCTGCGGGATTCACGGCCCTTCCTCTCCGACGCCGCCTGGTACGCGATCTTTCCCGGACTGCTGCTGACCATGTTCCTGATGACGATCAGTTTCATCTCCGACGCGCTGGCCGAGATGTACAATCCGCGCCGCGTCCTCAGGAGTGCCGGATGA
- a CDS encoding glucose 1-dehydrogenase: MKCFDLGGKVALVTGGNGGIGLGMSRGLARAGARIMIAGRNAQKNAAAVADLSAIGVDCDSVVADLSRESDARSLAPRTLERFGRLDILVNNAGVPMRKLPQDHTTEDWRLVIDTNLSSAFWTCQSAYSEFRRLGAGKVINVGSHASILGAPFTTAYAASKGGLLQMTKSLACAWGRDNIQVNAILPGYIDTDMAKSARQEVPGTEERVLSRTPAGRWGTLDDCEGIAVFLASPASDFVTGTALLLDGGYAALG; encoded by the coding sequence ATGAAGTGTTTCGATCTCGGCGGCAAGGTCGCCCTCGTGACGGGTGGAAACGGCGGCATCGGCCTCGGCATGTCGCGGGGCCTTGCGCGGGCGGGAGCCCGGATCATGATTGCCGGACGCAACGCGCAAAAGAATGCCGCCGCCGTCGCGGACCTTTCGGCAATCGGCGTCGATTGCGATTCGGTCGTCGCCGACCTGTCCCGGGAATCGGATGCACGCTCGCTCGCGCCGCGCACCCTCGAACGCTTCGGCCGCCTCGACATACTCGTCAACAATGCAGGTGTTCCGATGCGCAAGCTGCCGCAGGACCACACGACGGAGGATTGGCGGCTCGTCATCGACACGAACCTTTCCAGCGCGTTCTGGACGTGCCAGTCGGCCTATTCCGAATTCCGGCGCCTCGGCGCGGGCAAGGTCATCAATGTCGGGTCGCACGCCTCGATCCTGGGCGCGCCCTTCACGACCGCCTATGCCGCCAGCAAGGGTGGACTGCTGCAGATGACGAAATCGCTGGCCTGCGCGTGGGGGCGCGACAACATTCAGGTCAACGCGATCCTTCCGGGCTACATCGACACCGACATGGCGAAATCGGCCAGGCAGGAGGTTCCCGGCACCGAGGAGCGGGTGCTTTCGCGCACGCCCGCGGGGCGATGGGGGACCCTCGACGACTGCGAGGGGATCGCGGTCTTCCTGGCCAGTCCGGCGAGTGATTTCGTCACCGGCACGGCACTGCTGCTCGACGGCGGCTACGCCGCGCTCGGCTGA
- a CDS encoding beta-propeller fold lactonase family protein: MATFEIPSGERLLVAGRGAGQSDGLHQWTFGEGGWRGVHLATVDQLASLAPHRSLAVVYGSSGTGDEGFIHGWRLDGERADRIGGKSSEGLSPCHVAVDPEGRFLVVTNYRTSALGVQRLTPQGGFDGEIDLIPLSGRGLDPERQSGPRPHQTLFHQGRVYVVDLGADRVREFEIDKAATGEAGLRETGATPVPPGTGPRHGVWLPDGRLAIAAELASTIVLGRPGIAAEEWGVTKSTTHTGPAKTRFDRNYPGDIRCSADGRYAYLANRGYDTIATFDVSGPLPVMVSEIDAGVAWPQHLLIHGDHLLVAGWESSRVVAMPLVDGLPAAAEPVFDCGGAGWLTLMRY, translated from the coding sequence ATGGCCACATTCGAAATCCCGTCCGGCGAAAGACTCCTGGTCGCTGGCCGGGGAGCCGGACAATCAGACGGGCTGCATCAGTGGACCTTCGGCGAGGGCGGATGGCGCGGTGTCCACCTCGCGACCGTCGATCAGCTGGCCTCGCTTGCTCCCCATCGCTCGCTTGCCGTCGTCTACGGGTCGTCGGGCACCGGCGACGAAGGGTTCATCCACGGCTGGCGGCTCGATGGCGAACGGGCGGATCGCATAGGCGGCAAATCGAGCGAGGGACTCTCGCCCTGTCACGTCGCCGTAGACCCCGAAGGCCGGTTTCTCGTCGTGACGAACTACCGGACCAGCGCACTCGGCGTGCAGCGGCTGACACCGCAAGGCGGCTTCGACGGCGAGATCGACCTGATCCCGCTCAGCGGCCGAGGCCTCGATCCGGAGCGCCAGAGCGGCCCACGCCCGCACCAGACCCTGTTTCACCAGGGTCGCGTGTATGTCGTCGACCTCGGCGCCGACCGTGTGCGGGAATTCGAGATCGACAAGGCAGCGACCGGCGAAGCCGGCCTGCGCGAGACCGGCGCAACCCCGGTACCGCCCGGGACCGGTCCGCGACACGGCGTGTGGCTCCCCGACGGCCGACTGGCGATCGCGGCGGAACTCGCCTCGACGATCGTCCTGGGGCGACCAGGCATCGCCGCCGAAGAGTGGGGCGTCACAAAAAGCACCACCCATACCGGACCGGCGAAGACGCGGTTCGATCGCAACTATCCGGGCGACATCCGTTGCTCGGCCGACGGCAGATACGCCTACCTGGCAAACCGCGGCTACGACACGATCGCTACTTTCGACGTCAGCGGCCCCCTGCCCGTCATGGTCTCCGAGATCGATGCCGGCGTGGCATGGCCCCAGCATCTGCTCATCCATGGCGATCACCTCCTCGTCGCGGGGTGGGAATCGTCGCGTGTCGTGGCGATGCCGCTCGTGGACGGCCTGCCGGCGGCTGCCGAACCCGTCTTCGACTGCGGCGGAGCCGGCTGGCTGACCCTCATGCGCTATTGA
- a CDS encoding SDR family NAD(P)-dependent oxidoreductase, translating into MADRVAIVTGAAQGMGRACAIELARKGHRIVINDLSATGAEAVVRELRSLGAEAVSAMGDVANGASVERLVGTALEKFGSIDILINSAGILKPTEVAGISEAEWDLVVGVNMKGTFLCSQAVLPSMRGRGWGRIVNFSSTAGKNVSTLGGAHYTAAKAGVLGLTRHFAKEVAGDGITVNAVCPGLIDTPMVRNSIGQERIDAYAGSFPIKRLGLPEEVADLVCFLASDNAAYITGASLDINGGDLMV; encoded by the coding sequence ATGGCCGATCGAGTCGCAATCGTCACCGGCGCTGCCCAGGGCATGGGACGGGCCTGCGCGATCGAGCTTGCGCGCAAGGGGCACCGCATCGTCATCAACGACCTTAGCGCAACCGGCGCCGAAGCGGTCGTGCGCGAGCTCCGTTCCTTGGGCGCCGAGGCCGTCTCCGCGATGGGTGATGTCGCGAATGGCGCCAGCGTGGAACGCCTGGTCGGCACCGCGCTCGAAAAGTTCGGTTCGATCGACATCCTGATCAACAGCGCCGGCATATTGAAACCGACCGAGGTCGCCGGGATATCGGAAGCCGAATGGGACCTCGTCGTGGGGGTAAACATGAAGGGGACGTTCCTCTGTTCACAGGCAGTGCTGCCATCGATGCGCGGCAGGGGGTGGGGACGTATCGTCAATTTCTCCTCGACCGCCGGCAAGAACGTGTCCACGCTCGGCGGCGCGCACTACACGGCGGCCAAGGCCGGCGTCCTTGGGCTGACGCGGCATTTTGCCAAGGAGGTCGCCGGCGACGGGATAACGGTGAATGCCGTCTGCCCCGGCCTGATCGACACGCCCATGGTGCGCAACAGCATCGGACAGGAGCGCATCGACGCCTACGCCGGCTCCTTCCCGATCAAGCGCCTCGGCCTGCCCGAAGAAGTCGCCGACCTGGTCTGCTTTCTCGCCTCCGACAATGCCGCCTACATCACCGGTGCGTCGCTTGACATCAACGGCGGCGACCTGATGGTCTGA